The following coding sequences lie in one Glycine soja cultivar W05 chromosome 16, ASM419377v2, whole genome shotgun sequence genomic window:
- the LOC114388957 gene encoding uncharacterized protein LOC114388957 — protein sequence MARPLVMIHPLPNNYSHIGFTLVSLMVCAIALLTCASHSQKWHQWISCYAFAEEPVIEFNNEAVMSTCDDEQEEDGSLWQKNILMGGKCQLPDFSGVIIYDSDGNIVNPAKTSPPLLTWK from the coding sequence ATGGCTCGGCCACTTGTAATGATCCACCCTCTACCAAACAATTATTCACATATTGGCTTCACTCTTGTGAGCCTTATGGTGTGTGCCATTGCATTGCTCACGTGTGCTTCTCATTCGCAAAAATGGCATCAGTGGATCTCTTGCTATGCCTTTGCAGAAGAACCTGTCATAGAATTCAACAATGAAGCTGTCATGAGCACTTGTGATGATGAGCAAGAAGAAGATGGTTCACTTTGGCAGAAGAACATTCTAATGGGTGGGAAGTGTCAGCTCCCTGATTTCTCTGGTGTCATAATATATGATTCTGATGGCAATATAGTGAATCCTGCTAAAACTTCTCCCCCATTACTAACCTGGAAATAA
- the LOC114389403 gene encoding putative UPF0481 protein At3g02645: MNQEFPSFLQISFNYLKYVGYRTSCPTESPKHFTDLTRTSIISSSKFVLRAQEACKERKHVHSASQLREAGLKFKVSPNENECLLDLTYSSEGVLTMPMLNIGDDTEMFFRNIVAFEHCHLSDHTNIITQYQKILDFLINTEKDVNILVEKKIIVNTMDDANKVPTMVNNLDSNLIVPRFNSHYDSLCNSLNDFYENPRNKYKAIFIHEYFNTPWKIASTVAAIVLLLLTLIQTICSIISLF; this comes from the coding sequence ATGAATCAGGAATTTCCCTCCTTTCTTCAGATTTCTTTCAACTATTTGAAGTATGTGGGATATAGAACATCGTGTCCAACAGAGTCCCCAAAGCACTTCACTGATCTTACGAGAACTAGTATAATATCGTCATCAAAATTTGTTCTTAGAGCACAAGAAGCAtgcaaagaaagaaaacatgtaCACAGTGCAAGCCAACTACGGGAGGCAGGTCTTAAATTCAAGGTCAGTCCAAATGAAAATGAATGCTTACTTGACTTGACCTATTCCAGTGAGGGTGTGTTGACAATGCCAATGTTGAATATAGGTGACGATACAGAAATGTTCTTCAGGAATATAGTGGCATTTGAGCATTGTCACCTTTCAGATCATACAAACATCATTACTCAATAccaaaagattctagatttTCTTATCAACACTGAAAAAGATGTGAACATATtagttgaaaagaaaattattgtcaATACGATGGATGATGCTAACAAAGTGCCTACAATGGTTAACAATCTGGACTCAAATCTTATAGTGCCACGTTTCAATTCACACTACGACTCTCTCTGCAATAGCTTAAATGATTTCTATGAAAATCCTCGCAACAAGTACAAGGCTATATTCATACACGAGTACTTCAACACTCCTTGGAAAATAGCATCTACAGTTGCCGCAATTGTGCTTCTTTTGCTCACATTGATTCAGACTATATGTTCAATAATCTCACTGTTTTAA